From Amycolatopsis sp. cg9, one genomic window encodes:
- a CDS encoding ABC transporter ATP-binding protein, translating to MGLVSEPIQPSELDDLVVRMAGVGVRRGTNDLLKGLDWSVELDERWVVLGPNGAGKTTLLRLAAAELHPTTGEVDLLGERIGRVNIFDLRPRIGFTSAAIAQRVPGDELVKDVVVSAGYAVLGRWREEYDTLDTARAAELLDAMGIGNLADRTFGTLSEGERKRALIARSLMTDPELLLLDEPAAGLDLGGREDLVARLSALALDPDAPALVLVTHHVEEIPPGFTHALLLRDGGAVVSGLVDDVITSENLSKTFDQDLVLERSGDRFFARRR from the coding sequence ATGGGGCTCGTGAGCGAGCCGATCCAGCCCAGCGAACTTGACGACCTCGTGGTCCGGATGGCCGGTGTCGGCGTCCGCCGGGGGACCAACGACCTCCTCAAGGGCCTCGACTGGTCCGTGGAACTGGACGAGCGCTGGGTGGTGCTCGGCCCCAACGGCGCGGGCAAGACCACCCTGCTGCGCCTCGCCGCGGCCGAGCTGCACCCGACGACCGGCGAGGTCGACCTGCTCGGCGAACGCATCGGCCGGGTCAACATCTTCGACCTGCGCCCGCGCATCGGCTTCACCTCGGCGGCCATCGCCCAGCGCGTGCCCGGCGACGAGCTGGTCAAGGACGTCGTGGTCAGCGCCGGCTACGCGGTGCTCGGCCGCTGGCGTGAGGAATACGACACCCTCGACACCGCGCGCGCGGCCGAGCTGCTCGACGCGATGGGCATCGGCAACCTGGCCGACCGCACCTTCGGGACGCTGTCCGAGGGCGAGCGCAAGCGGGCCCTGATCGCGCGCTCGCTGATGACCGACCCGGAGCTGCTGCTGCTCGACGAGCCGGCCGCGGGTCTCGACCTCGGCGGCCGCGAGGACCTGGTCGCGCGGCTCTCGGCGCTGGCCCTCGACCCGGACGCGCCGGCGCTCGTGCTGGTCACCCACCACGTCGAGGAGATCCCGCCGGGGTTCACCCACGCGCTGCTCCTCCGCGACGGCGGCGCGGTGGTCTCCGGGCTCGTCGACGACGTCATCACCAGCGAAAACCTGTCGAAGACGTTCGACCAGGACCTCGTGCTGGAGCGCTCCGGCGATCGCTTCTTCGCCCGCCGTCGCTAA
- a CDS encoding enoyl-CoA hydratase/isomerase family protein, which produces MGEFVTLEVKDGVGTIRLDRPPVNALNAQVTAELAELAKEATERDDVRAVILYGGEKTFAGGADIKEMATRTYPEIAKFGATLTGTLAAIANIPKPVVAAITGYALGGGLELALTADWRVAGDNVKVGQPEIQLGVIPGAGGTQRLARLIGPSKTKDIVYTGRFVKAEEALQLGIVDQVVAPDDVYAAAHKWAAQFANGPAVALRAAKAAIDGGLDTDLANGLKLESHLFAALWATEDQRNGMKSFIENGPGKATFEGK; this is translated from the coding sequence GTGGGAGAGTTCGTAACCCTCGAGGTCAAGGACGGGGTCGGCACGATCCGGCTCGACCGGCCGCCGGTCAACGCCCTGAACGCCCAGGTCACCGCCGAGCTCGCGGAGCTGGCGAAGGAGGCCACCGAGCGCGACGACGTCCGCGCGGTGATCCTCTACGGCGGCGAGAAGACCTTCGCCGGCGGCGCGGACATCAAGGAGATGGCCACCCGCACGTACCCGGAGATCGCGAAGTTCGGCGCGACCCTCACCGGCACGCTGGCCGCCATCGCGAACATCCCGAAGCCGGTCGTCGCGGCCATCACCGGCTACGCCCTCGGCGGCGGCCTCGAGCTGGCGCTGACCGCGGACTGGCGGGTCGCCGGCGACAACGTCAAGGTCGGCCAGCCCGAGATCCAGCTCGGCGTCATCCCCGGCGCGGGCGGCACCCAGCGCCTGGCGCGCCTGATCGGCCCGAGCAAGACCAAGGACATCGTCTACACCGGACGGTTCGTCAAGGCCGAAGAGGCGCTGCAGCTGGGGATCGTCGACCAGGTCGTCGCCCCGGACGACGTCTACGCCGCGGCCCACAAGTGGGCGGCCCAGTTCGCGAACGGCCCCGCCGTGGCGCTGCGCGCGGCGAAGGCGGCCATCGACGGCGGCCTCGACACCGACCTCGCGAACGGGCTCAAGCTCGAGTCGCACCTGTTCGCCGCGCTCTGGGCGACCGAAGACCAGCGGAACGGCATGAAGTCGTTCATCGAAAACGGGCCCGGCAAGGCCACTTTCGAAGGGAAATGA
- a CDS encoding class I SAM-dependent methyltransferase, whose amino-acid sequence MTDVNDPAPNPHATAEEVQAAYADPKLANVLYHDWEAGTYDEKWSISYDERCISYATDVFNAVAGEDGQPYQHAMELGSGTGFFLLNLMQGGVAKKGSVTDLSPGMVQVALRNAEKLGLDVDGRVADAERIPYEDNTFDLVVGHAVLHHIPDVQAAFREVLRVLKPGGRFVFAGEPTKIGDFYARKLGQFTWFLTTRVTKLPVLSGWRRPQSELDESSRAAALEAVVDIHTFDPSELESWARGAGAQDVRAVTEEFAAALAGWPIRTFEAAVPQEKLTVRWRLFAYRLWLRLSAVDKKVLAKVLPRELFYNVMITGTKRPS is encoded by the coding sequence TTGACCGACGTGAACGACCCGGCCCCGAACCCGCACGCCACCGCCGAAGAGGTCCAGGCCGCCTACGCCGACCCCAAGCTGGCGAACGTGCTGTACCACGACTGGGAAGCCGGCACCTACGACGAGAAGTGGTCGATCTCGTACGACGAGCGCTGCATCTCCTACGCCACCGACGTGTTCAACGCCGTCGCGGGCGAGGACGGCCAGCCCTACCAGCACGCGATGGAGCTGGGCAGCGGCACGGGCTTCTTCCTGCTGAACCTCATGCAGGGCGGAGTCGCCAAGAAGGGGTCGGTCACCGACCTCTCGCCCGGCATGGTCCAGGTCGCGCTGCGCAACGCCGAGAAGCTCGGCCTCGACGTCGACGGCCGGGTCGCCGACGCCGAGCGCATCCCGTACGAGGACAACACGTTCGACCTCGTCGTCGGGCACGCGGTGCTGCACCACATCCCGGACGTCCAGGCGGCGTTCCGCGAGGTGCTGCGCGTGCTCAAGCCGGGCGGCCGGTTCGTCTTCGCGGGCGAGCCGACCAAGATCGGCGACTTCTACGCCCGCAAGCTCGGCCAGTTCACCTGGTTCCTGACGACCCGGGTGACGAAGCTGCCGGTGCTGAGCGGCTGGCGGCGCCCGCAGTCCGAACTGGACGAGTCGTCCCGCGCGGCCGCGCTCGAAGCCGTCGTCGACATCCACACCTTCGACCCGTCGGAGCTGGAGTCGTGGGCCCGCGGGGCCGGCGCCCAGGACGTCCGCGCGGTCACCGAGGAGTTCGCCGCGGCGCTCGCCGGCTGGCCGATCCGGACGTTCGAAGCCGCGGTGCCGCAGGAGAAGCTGACCGTCCGCTGGCGGCTGTTCGCCTACCGCCTGTGGCTGCGGCTGTCCGCTGTGGACAAGAAGGTGCTCGCGAAGGTCCTGCCGCGCGAGCTGTTCTACAACGTGATGATCACCGGGACCAAGCGGCCGTCCTGA
- a CDS encoding class I SAM-dependent methyltransferase, with protein MGYSFSLGDVAYLRSGAGTAALAEVSSLPLTDRIAAVAQVRRLAGEEHAAAVLETVLLRRKAVGKLSGSDWLFTSDALQQASATPVARHRAARLAGLDVHDVTCSVGADLVEIARVARRAFGSDVDPVRLEMARHNGTVAGVEFGLARADALHPVSRSGVVVADPARRDSAGRRAWKPADFAPPLDGLVDAYPGRALSVKCAPGLDFALTPWADEVELVSLDGQVRESCLWRGLGEGVTRRATVLRSDGTQWTVTDAEPDELPTREPGEWIVDPDGAVVRAGLVRHYAARHGLWQLDERIAYLTGDTPPLGVRAFRVLEQGPYSEKALKAVLKRHDVGRLEILVRGLDVDPDALRRRLKPRGGAEASVVLTRIGRSPVAFLCRAER; from the coding sequence TTGGGTTATTCGTTCAGCCTCGGCGACGTCGCCTACCTGCGCTCCGGCGCGGGGACGGCGGCGCTCGCCGAGGTCTCGTCGTTGCCCCTGACCGACCGCATCGCGGCGGTCGCCCAGGTGCGTCGCCTGGCCGGCGAGGAGCACGCGGCCGCCGTCCTGGAAACGGTGCTGCTGCGCCGGAAGGCCGTGGGCAAACTGTCCGGATCGGACTGGCTGTTCACCTCGGACGCGCTCCAGCAGGCGAGTGCCACGCCGGTCGCGCGGCACCGGGCGGCCCGGCTGGCCGGTCTCGACGTCCACGACGTGACGTGCTCGGTCGGTGCGGACCTCGTCGAGATCGCCCGGGTGGCGCGGCGGGCGTTCGGGTCCGATGTGGACCCGGTGCGGCTGGAAATGGCGCGGCACAACGGAACCGTCGCCGGTGTCGAGTTCGGGCTGGCGCGGGCCGACGCGCTGCATCCGGTGAGCCGGTCCGGCGTCGTCGTCGCCGACCCGGCCCGCCGCGACTCCGCCGGACGGCGGGCCTGGAAGCCCGCGGACTTCGCGCCGCCGCTCGACGGGCTGGTCGACGCCTACCCGGGGCGGGCGCTGTCCGTGAAGTGCGCGCCCGGCCTCGACTTCGCGCTGACTCCGTGGGCGGACGAGGTCGAGCTGGTGTCCCTGGACGGCCAGGTGCGCGAATCCTGCCTCTGGCGCGGCCTGGGCGAAGGCGTCACCCGCCGGGCGACCGTGCTGCGCTCGGACGGGACACAGTGGACGGTCACCGACGCCGAACCGGACGAACTGCCCACGCGGGAGCCGGGGGAGTGGATCGTCGACCCCGACGGCGCGGTGGTCCGGGCCGGACTGGTCCGCCACTACGCGGCGCGGCACGGGTTGTGGCAGCTGGACGAGCGCATCGCGTACCTGACCGGCGACACCCCGCCACTGGGCGTGCGGGCGTTCCGGGTGCTGGAGCAGGGGCCCTACAGCGAGAAAGCGCTCAAAGCCGTCCTCAAGCGACACGACGTCGGCCGGCTGGAAATCCTGGTGCGCGGCCTGGACGTCGATCCGGATGCCTTGCGGCGGCGGCTGAAACCCCGTGGTGGCGCGGAAGCTTCGGTGGTGCTGACGCGGATCGGCCGGTCGCCGGTGGCGTTCCTCTGTCGCGCCGAGAGGTGA
- a CDS encoding HAD family acid phosphatase — protein sequence MSGKWSGLVKLAAAAAIGATVASGATALAGSDDATAARAKEPANIGQVKLDVKAYYGDYLDAAGKHHYSDTSRFVKDTDRIVSDAKRFLQQQLGKVKNPAIVLDVDDTSEVTYGWEADNDFGFDPVKQQQAIDNGTFVANKPVLELANWAVQHGVKLYFLTGRNELQGPQSLKNLANEGYPAPAGAFFKPKVTAPDYLPCGLTCNTVQYKSGTRAHIEATGAKIVLNVGDQFSDLEGGYAQHPVKLPNPMYYLP from the coding sequence GTGTCCGGAAAATGGTCAGGTCTCGTCAAGCTCGCCGCCGCCGCGGCCATCGGCGCCACCGTCGCTTCGGGAGCCACCGCGCTGGCCGGCTCGGACGACGCGACCGCGGCCCGTGCCAAGGAGCCGGCCAACATCGGCCAGGTCAAGCTGGACGTCAAGGCGTACTACGGCGACTACCTCGACGCCGCGGGCAAGCACCACTACTCGGACACGAGCCGGTTCGTGAAGGACACCGACCGGATCGTCTCCGACGCGAAGCGCTTTCTCCAGCAGCAGCTGGGCAAGGTCAAGAACCCGGCGATCGTGCTCGACGTCGACGACACGTCCGAGGTCACCTACGGCTGGGAGGCCGACAACGACTTCGGCTTCGACCCGGTCAAGCAGCAGCAGGCGATCGACAACGGCACGTTCGTCGCGAACAAGCCGGTGCTGGAGCTGGCCAACTGGGCCGTGCAGCACGGCGTCAAGCTGTACTTCCTCACCGGCCGCAACGAGCTGCAGGGCCCGCAGTCGCTGAAGAACCTGGCCAACGAGGGCTACCCGGCTCCGGCCGGCGCGTTCTTCAAGCCGAAGGTGACCGCGCCGGACTACCTGCCGTGCGGCCTGACCTGCAATACGGTCCAGTACAAGTCGGGCACGCGGGCGCACATCGAGGCGACCGGCGCGAAGATCGTGCTGAACGTCGGCGACCAGTTCAGCGACCTCGAAGGCGGCTACGCGCAGCACCCGGTCAAGCTGCCGAACCCGATGTACTACCTGCCCTGA
- a CDS encoding DUF427 domain-containing protein, producing MPEKKVLVPGPDHPITVEPTKARVVVKAGGRVIADSRNAFTLQESTYPAVQYIPRADVDFSVLERTDHETYCPYKGDSSYYSLNVGDVHGENAVWTYEKPYDPVAPIKDHVAFYPNVVDSIELVED from the coding sequence ATGCCGGAGAAGAAGGTGCTGGTGCCGGGCCCGGACCACCCCATCACCGTCGAGCCCACCAAGGCCCGCGTGGTGGTCAAGGCGGGCGGGCGCGTCATCGCGGACAGCCGCAACGCGTTCACCCTGCAGGAATCCACGTACCCGGCGGTCCAGTACATCCCGCGGGCGGACGTCGACTTCAGCGTGCTGGAGCGGACCGACCACGAGACGTACTGCCCGTACAAGGGCGACAGCAGCTACTACAGCCTGAACGTCGGGGACGTGCACGGCGAGAACGCGGTCTGGACGTACGAGAAGCCGTACGACCCGGTCGCCCCGATCAAGGACCACGTCGCGTTCTACCCGAACGTCGTCGACTCCATCGAGCTCGTCGAGGACTGA